A genomic stretch from Sulfurimonas sediminis includes:
- a CDS encoding TetR/AcrR family transcriptional regulator — MARATKEERKNGIISAALELFSENGFYITTIPDIAKKVGMSVGNFYNYFSSKDILAKELIMYISEYLGKNIRCINESDIRTQEKIEKIVSMYFDTAKERPEMIEYFLRVYLSNREVFKDGCEGMICVSPFITEMMIFFENGVASGELHDQDFFSAFGLFMGYLGGMVFLYGEKILPEPLDDYKQSISENIYNALKTRT; from the coding sequence ATGGCAAGAGCAACAAAAGAAGAGCGTAAAAACGGAATAATTTCTGCGGCACTGGAACTTTTTTCTGAAAACGGATTTTATATTACAACCATTCCTGACATAGCGAAAAAAGTCGGTATGAGTGTCGGTAACTTTTACAACTATTTTAGTTCAAAAGATATTCTGGCAAAAGAACTCATTATGTATATATCAGAATATCTTGGGAAAAATATCCGTTGTATCAATGAGAGTGATATACGCACCCAGGAAAAAATTGAAAAAATTGTCTCCATGTATTTTGATACGGCCAAAGAGAGACCGGAGATGATAGAGTATTTTTTACGTGTCTACCTCTCAAATAGAGAAGTTTTTAAAGACGGATGCGAGGGAATGATATGTGTTTCTCCTTTTATTACGGAAATGATGATATTTTTTGAAAACGGTGTGGCTTCAGGTGAGCTGCATGATCAGGATTTCTTCTCAGCTTTTGGGCTTTTTATGGGCTATTTGGGTGGTATGGTATTTCTTTACGGTGAAAAAATTCTTCCTGAACCATTGGATGATTATAAACAGTCAATTTCTGAGAACATTTATAATGCACTCAAAACAAGAACATAA
- a CDS encoding hydrogenase, whose protein sequence is MHSKQEHKLKVFWLQGLTCNGNAHSFLNLDYLGELLEKIEFLHHPLLPAKYALSEMAECKTGCDVLIFEGAYDPSLKRAGVFVDKILRHYAKNAKYIIAVGTCASFGGIFKATSPQTNSGILFNENDKNGPLQEYNEKIINLSGCPVHPEWLGFTLNMIIDRRKIVLDEEHRPQELYSSLVHHGCTRNEYFEWKVDVNHFGQKEGCLFYKQGCRAPMTHGSCNTILWNGVNSKTRSGTPCFGCTESDFPRTNFFETKTNMSIPADAPVGVPKRAYLTVTGIAKTFHIKRLEEPLIDYKNNT, encoded by the coding sequence ATGCACTCAAAACAAGAACATAAATTAAAAGTTTTTTGGCTGCAGGGCCTTACATGTAACGGGAATGCTCACTCTTTTTTAAATCTGGATTACCTAGGCGAACTGTTAGAAAAGATAGAGTTTTTACACCATCCTCTTTTACCTGCAAAATACGCTTTAAGTGAAATGGCGGAGTGTAAAACAGGCTGTGATGTTTTGATATTTGAAGGGGCATATGATCCGTCTTTAAAAAGGGCAGGTGTTTTTGTAGACAAAATACTTCGCCATTATGCAAAAAATGCCAAATACATTATAGCAGTCGGTACCTGTGCCAGTTTTGGCGGCATATTCAAGGCGACTTCTCCCCAGACAAATTCCGGTATACTTTTTAATGAAAACGATAAAAATGGTCCGCTGCAGGAATATAATGAAAAAATTATTAACTTATCCGGATGTCCGGTTCATCCGGAGTGGCTGGGTTTTACATTGAATATGATTATTGACAGACGCAAGATTGTTCTTGATGAAGAACACAGACCACAGGAACTTTACAGCTCCCTGGTGCATCACGGCTGCACACGAAACGAATATTTTGAATGGAAAGTGGATGTGAACCATTTTGGTCAAAAGGAAGGCTGCCTGTTTTACAAGCAGGGTTGTCGCGCACCGATGACACACGGATCATGCAATACAATTCTCTGGAATGGTGTAAATTCCAAAACAAGATCGGGAACACCCTGTTTTGGCTGTACAGAGAGTGACTTTCCAAGAACAAATTTTTTTGAGACAAAAACAAATATGTCCATACCGGCAGATGCTCCTGTCGGTGTACCAAAGAGAGCTTACCTGACTGTAACAGGTATTGCAAAAACATTCCATATAAAACGACTTGAGGAGCCTTTGATTGATTACAAAAACAATACTTGA
- a CDS encoding nickel-dependent hydrogenase large subunit gives MITKTILEQIEGEASLYFDMKDNLVDFVTIAFPHFRGMEKMLEGKNAMDALVITPRVCGICGHSHVLASVRAIEDAYKNSGFTVNITQKASKVRELTLVLELIQNHLKWIYLVLVPHLKELCGSKELLNTPLKGAYGASLATKILAIFAGQWPHSSYMVPGGITSDFTYVDLTKAKSHLQKLTEYFETETLGVSVEEFLSFESCKDFASLESDFAKIEHLLIDLGMQKKGHAKDAFLSLGTHEFSHAAKVKGTKLFKVVSKYIDTQDAYAPDEKSYAKNALYKKQFYETGPLARCMAKEFKLIKNMHRRFKDSAYTRVMARIYETAHLLAFCKKLLDEIDISEVSCIETIALKNISGIGEGVVEAPRGPLIHRVQIKEGIIKSYKIITPTQYNIASGTKENPSPAQQAMLHCSQADAKFIFRTFDVCSVCTTH, from the coding sequence TTGATTACAAAAACAATACTTGAGCAGATAGAGGGTGAAGCCTCACTCTATTTTGATATGAAAGACAATCTCGTCGATTTTGTAACCATAGCCTTTCCTCATTTCAGAGGTATGGAAAAGATGCTTGAAGGCAAAAATGCTATGGATGCTTTGGTGATTACTCCAAGAGTATGCGGTATTTGCGGACATTCTCATGTTTTGGCAAGTGTGAGAGCCATAGAAGATGCTTATAAAAACAGTGGCTTTACTGTAAATATAACACAAAAAGCATCAAAGGTACGAGAACTTACTCTTGTTTTGGAACTTATTCAAAACCATCTGAAATGGATTTATTTGGTGCTTGTCCCGCATCTCAAAGAACTTTGCGGATCAAAAGAACTGCTCAATACTCCTCTTAAAGGTGCCTATGGTGCTTCTTTGGCAACAAAAATTCTGGCAATTTTTGCCGGACAGTGGCCACACTCTTCTTATATGGTTCCCGGAGGGATTACAAGTGATTTTACCTACGTGGACCTTACAAAGGCAAAAAGTCATTTGCAAAAACTGACAGAGTATTTTGAAACAGAGACTTTAGGAGTGAGTGTTGAGGAGTTTTTATCTTTTGAATCATGTAAAGATTTTGCATCGCTTGAGAGTGATTTTGCAAAAATAGAGCATTTATTGATAGATTTGGGAATGCAGAAAAAAGGTCATGCCAAAGATGCTTTTTTAAGTCTGGGTACTCATGAGTTTTCCCATGCTGCAAAAGTAAAAGGGACAAAGCTTTTCAAGGTAGTTTCAAAATATATAGATACCCAAGATGCCTATGCGCCGGATGAGAAAAGTTACGCGAAAAATGCTCTTTATAAAAAGCAGTTTTATGAAACAGGTCCCCTTGCACGTTGCATGGCAAAAGAGTTCAAACTCATAAAAAATATGCACAGAAGATTTAAAGACAGTGCCTATACCCGTGTTATGGCGCGTATTTATGAAACTGCACACCTTCTTGCGTTTTGTAAAAAACTTTTAGATGAGATAGATATCAGTGAAGTATCCTGCATAGAGACTATTGCGCTTAAAAACATCTCAGGAATAGGAGAAGGGGTTGTGGAAGCACCCAGAGGGCCGTTAATTCACAGAGTGCAAATAAAAGAGGGTATTATAAAGTCTTACAAAATCATCACTCCGACACAGTACAATATAGCAAGCGGCACAAAAGAAAACCCTTCCCCCGCACAACAGGCAATGCTGCATTGCTCACAGGCAGATGCAAAATTTATATTTCGTACCTTTGATGTCTGTTCTGTGTGTACTACTCACTAG
- a CDS encoding hydrogenase small subunit produces the protein MADRIEGVKKLFTSKSARVETNKGDAYYEKLFEKCQARIEELKTQQPINNRLDITDVLEMQGIERRDFLKWASAVTGMLMLPASFTPLVADAALLMNRAPVIWLELSDCAGNSEALLRSDGPQIDEIVLDIISLEFHETLQAASGHQAEKQLEDAMETFKDKYLLFVEGAVPLGMNGQFGTIGASGETMHDHLLRVAKHAAAVVAVGSCATFGGVPAAAPNPTGAVGVMDVIQGKPLINIPACPANPANMVGVILHYILTGQVPELDSLLRPKFAFGYRIHDNCERRAHFDAGEYVEEWGDEGAKNNFCLYKVGCKGPMTFNNCSIVRYNEGVNWPVGVGRGCIGCSEPDFWDKYAYERPMADAKIKAPTGGVEKTVDEFGLGLLTAAGIGIGIHAVASAVAGKKEDGGEA, from the coding sequence ATGGCGGATAGAATTGAAGGTGTAAAAAAACTCTTTACATCAAAAAGTGCACGCGTTGAGACAAATAAAGGGGATGCTTATTATGAAAAGCTGTTTGAAAAGTGTCAGGCCCGTATTGAAGAGTTAAAAACGCAACAACCGATAAATAACAGACTGGACATTACTGATGTTTTGGAGATGCAGGGAATCGAGAGAAGGGATTTTTTAAAGTGGGCAAGTGCAGTAACCGGTATGCTTATGCTTCCGGCTTCTTTTACTCCGCTTGTAGCTGACGCTGCGCTGCTTATGAACAGAGCGCCTGTTATCTGGCTGGAACTCTCAGACTGCGCAGGAAATTCAGAGGCACTACTACGTTCAGATGGACCACAAATTGATGAAATTGTACTTGATATTATCTCTTTGGAGTTTCACGAAACACTTCAGGCTGCTTCAGGACATCAGGCTGAAAAACAGCTTGAAGATGCGATGGAGACTTTTAAAGACAAATACCTTCTGTTTGTAGAGGGAGCGGTACCTCTTGGTATGAACGGACAGTTTGGAACTATAGGTGCAAGCGGTGAGACTATGCATGACCACCTGTTGCGTGTAGCAAAACATGCAGCTGCTGTTGTTGCAGTTGGAAGCTGTGCGACTTTTGGAGGAGTTCCTGCGGCTGCTCCAAATCCGACAGGTGCAGTTGGTGTGATGGATGTTATACAGGGCAAACCTCTTATCAATATTCCTGCCTGTCCTGCCAATCCTGCAAATATGGTAGGAGTTATTTTGCACTACATCTTAACCGGACAGGTTCCGGAACTGGATTCACTGCTTCGTCCGAAGTTTGCTTTTGGATATAGAATTCATGACAACTGTGAGCGTCGTGCACACTTTGATGCAGGTGAATATGTGGAAGAGTGGGGTGACGAGGGTGCAAAAAACAACTTTTGTCTCTATAAAGTCGGCTGTAAAGGTCCAATGACATTCAACAACTGTTCTATAGTAAGATATAACGAGGGTGTAAACTGGCCTGTTGGTGTAGGTCGTGGATGTATCGGTTGTTCAGAACCGGATTTCTGGGATAAATATGCATACGAGAGACCAATGGCAGATGCGAAAATAAAAGCACCTACCGGCGGTGTGGAAAAAACTGTTGATGAGTTTGGTTTGGGACTCTTGACCGCAGCGGGTATCGGTATAGGTATTCATGCAGTGGCCAGTGCAGTAGCAGGGAAGAAAGAAGATGGAGGAGAAGCATAA
- a CDS encoding nickel-dependent hydrogenase large subunit yields the protein MAKKHIVVDPITRIEGHLRIEAIIDENNTIVDAYASSTLFRGIETILKGRDPRDAGLLAMRICGVCTGTHYQRSIEAVEDAFDITIPKNARLVRNLIQGALYMHDHLVHFYHLHALDFVDVVSALSADPKKAAKEAEKWAGVAGTAPFIAGGTSFKEIQDRVAKFVKQGRLGIFGNGYWGNKHYKLTPEQNLIGVAHYLKALDIQRDMAKMQAIFGGKNPHPQSIVVGGVTCVQDIQNPARIALFKQLLQDTTKFVKQAYLPDVYMAGTMYADEATDSKATFTELMQGKGVGGTGGGLLNYMTYGDFRLDDTGFYKAKTLFPSGIVYGGDLSKVEDVDPQKIAEDVTHSWYAGTGKPEHPYDGTTIPEYTGLDKKEDGIAYLKTNEKYSWIKSPIYNDTRVEVGPLARMVVGVAKKDERITKYVTNFLKRGNLPTAVLFSTVGRTAARAIETELMADVMVEWVDELAANAASGDLRTWTEFDFDKVSVKTKGMGLAEAPRGALGHWVRVENGKISNYQAVVPSTWNAAPRDYKGRLGAYEAALIGTKVADPEQPLEIIRTIHSFDPCIACAVHVVDTKGKELGVYKIDTGCSI from the coding sequence ATGGCAAAGAAACATATAGTAGTTGACCCTATAACAAGAATCGAGGGTCATTTAAGAATAGAGGCAATTATAGATGAGAACAATACAATTGTAGATGCGTATGCTTCCTCAACACTCTTTAGAGGGATTGAGACAATTTTAAAAGGGCGTGATCCACGCGATGCGGGATTGTTGGCCATGCGTATTTGTGGTGTTTGTACGGGAACGCATTATCAGAGAAGTATTGAAGCTGTAGAAGATGCTTTTGATATTACCATTCCTAAAAATGCGCGTTTGGTGCGTAACCTTATTCAAGGGGCGCTTTATATGCATGACCATTTGGTGCACTTTTACCACCTGCATGCACTTGATTTTGTGGATGTTGTTTCAGCACTCTCGGCAGATCCGAAAAAAGCGGCAAAAGAAGCAGAAAAATGGGCAGGTGTAGCAGGTACAGCACCTTTTATCGCTGGTGGGACATCCTTTAAAGAGATTCAAGATCGTGTTGCTAAATTTGTAAAGCAGGGTCGTCTTGGAATCTTTGGAAATGGTTACTGGGGTAATAAGCACTATAAGCTTACACCTGAACAAAATCTTATTGGTGTTGCACACTACTTAAAAGCTCTTGATATTCAAAGAGATATGGCAAAAATGCAGGCTATTTTTGGCGGGAAAAATCCGCATCCGCAGTCTATTGTTGTCGGTGGGGTGACCTGTGTGCAGGATATTCAAAACCCTGCAAGAATTGCTTTGTTTAAACAGCTTTTACAAGATACCACAAAGTTTGTCAAGCAGGCCTACCTTCCGGATGTTTATATGGCCGGAACAATGTATGCCGATGAGGCAACGGACTCAAAAGCGACATTTACTGAACTTATGCAGGGCAAAGGTGTCGGTGGAACCGGCGGAGGTCTGCTAAACTATATGACCTATGGGGATTTCAGACTTGATGATACCGGTTTTTACAAAGCAAAAACACTTTTTCCTAGTGGGATTGTCTATGGCGGCGATTTGTCAAAAGTTGAAGATGTTGATCCGCAAAAAATTGCAGAAGATGTCACACATTCATGGTATGCAGGTACAGGAAAACCCGAACATCCGTATGATGGTACAACCATTCCTGAATATACCGGACTTGATAAAAAAGAGGATGGCATAGCCTACCTTAAAACTAATGAAAAATACTCCTGGATCAAGTCACCGATTTACAATGATACCCGTGTTGAAGTCGGACCTTTGGCGCGTATGGTTGTCGGTGTTGCCAAAAAAGATGAGCGTATTACAAAATACGTAACAAACTTCCTCAAACGCGGTAATTTACCGACGGCGGTACTTTTCAGTACAGTCGGACGTACAGCCGCCCGTGCAATTGAGACTGAACTGATGGCTGATGTCATGGTTGAGTGGGTAGATGAGTTGGCTGCAAATGCAGCAAGCGGAGATTTGCGAACATGGACAGAATTTGATTTTGACAAGGTCAGTGTGAAGACAAAAGGGATGGGACTTGCCGAAGCACCTCGTGGAGCACTCGGTCACTGGGTAAGAGTAGAAAACGGAAAAATTTCCAATTATCAGGCAGTAGTGCCTTCAACATGGAATGCTGCACCACGAGATTACAAAGGCCGTTTGGGAGCATACGAAGCAGCACTTATCGGTACAAAAGTAGCAGACCCAGAGCAGCCTCTTGAAATTATTCGTACCATTCATAGTTTTGATCCTTGTATCGCGTGTGCAGTGCATGTTGTTGATACAAAGGGTAAGGAACTCGGTGTCTATAAAATAGATACCGGTTGCAGTATCTAA
- a CDS encoding cytochrome b/b6 domain-containing protein: MKPKYKQVKRMTAFMRLNHWVVAFSMVGAVITGLYIGHPYYQTLIAEPAVMKYVMAWNRWVHFMIAIIFDVSSIVIAYLYFFSRFEKPYKKIIPTAGNIKEFFEVIINLVMLNRRKKFDSTHSDSFNTVFFLLFHLMLAWMLLTGLQLYVHGLESGLSSIGSWWPWMLHLVTDWTLPVSSWMIGSTATGTNIMDVRIVHHMTMWFILSWVAFHIYYQVWRTIFWKEGDIGIVVSGTKFVKEKEA, translated from the coding sequence ATGAAACCTAAATACAAACAAGTCAAAAGGATGACGGCTTTTATGCGACTCAACCACTGGGTTGTCGCATTCAGCATGGTAGGTGCGGTGATAACCGGACTCTATATAGGGCATCCTTATTATCAGACACTGATTGCTGAACCTGCTGTTATGAAGTATGTGATGGCATGGAACCGATGGGTGCATTTTATGATTGCAATCATATTTGATGTCAGCAGTATTGTCATCGCGTATCTTTATTTCTTTTCAAGATTTGAAAAGCCATATAAAAAGATAATTCCGACGGCAGGAAACATCAAGGAATTTTTTGAGGTAATCATAAACCTTGTTATGTTGAACCGCCGTAAAAAGTTTGACTCTACCCATAGTGACAGTTTCAATACTGTTTTCTTTTTGCTGTTTCACTTAATGCTTGCATGGATGCTTTTGACCGGACTGCAACTCTATGTACACGGGCTTGAATCCGGGTTGAGTTCTATCGGATCATGGTGGCCCTGGATGTTGCATTTGGTGACAGACTGGACCCTGCCGGTTTCATCATGGATGATTGGTTCAACGGCAACGGGAACAAATATTATGGATGTGCGTATTGTGCATCATATGACTATGTGGTTTATCCTTTCCTGGGTGGCATTTCATATCTATTATCAGGTATGGCGTACCATATTTTGGAAAGAGGGAGACATCGGTATTGTTGTCAGCGGTACCAAATTTGTTAAAGAGAAAGAAGCATAG
- the hypF gene encoding carbamoyltransferase HypF, whose amino-acid sequence MKVSGVVQGVGFRPFIYTLAKKYKLSGFVFNDGSGVVIEVEGENENIINFIQNIETSPPPLSRIDACSSEAIELKFDDEFVIVNSQYNTPLTMLSPDIAMCDECKREMFDSKNRRYMYPFINCINCGPRYTIVEHLPYDRKNTSMKSFEMCDECRKEYEDPTNRRYHAQPISCYACGPKIELVSLMDECSAKDAEAIEKICDCIREGKTVAVKGLGGFHLICDATNEKAVMLLRINKHRPTKPLAVMFETIQDIQKVCTVSKREKELLLSKERPIVLAKKKKNQNLLCKYIAPNINTIGVFLPYTPLHELILKKLKSPIVATSANLSDEPIIKDQRELFQKLPLVVGVSLNHNRDIVNGCDDSVMMHVANQNMTLRLARGFAPLSFTTKIKKSKNILALGAQQKSTVTLAFNGNIVMSPYIGDLNTVDSMEYFERTIETFQRFYNFKADVVVCDKHPKYETTKWAKKYIQKNPQCELIQVQHHYAHALSTMAEYNLDEEVLAFCFDGTGYGDDGVLWGGEVILATNYNYRRVYHLEEFLLIGGEKAIKEPRRVALSLLFEIFSLEEIYSMQNDFVASFEKQEIQTLYLMRKRAINSVKTTSVGRLFDALYALSGFLEPLQYEGESGMVLESLSCEFQTKKKYKFELKNDYISCKNLIKSVLNEEKKELIAGKFINALADIILQISLQFPNKRVVLSGGVFQNADLLKRVIAMFEKNSIAYTIASKVPVNDSGISLGQAFYALHQNSSKDDYE is encoded by the coding sequence ATGAAAGTCAGCGGTGTCGTTCAAGGTGTCGGTTTTAGACCCTTTATCTATACCCTGGCGAAAAAATACAAGCTATCTGGGTTTGTATTCAATGACGGCAGTGGTGTAGTGATTGAAGTAGAGGGAGAGAATGAAAATATCATCAACTTTATACAAAATATAGAAACTTCCCCACCGCCACTTAGCAGGATTGATGCTTGTAGCAGTGAAGCTATAGAACTAAAATTTGATGATGAGTTTGTTATTGTTAACTCTCAATACAATACTCCCCTTACTATGCTGAGTCCTGATATTGCAATGTGTGATGAGTGTAAACGCGAAATGTTTGACTCAAAAAACCGCCGTTACATGTATCCGTTTATAAACTGTATCAACTGTGGACCGAGATATACGATTGTTGAGCATCTTCCTTATGATAGAAAAAACACATCAATGAAAAGCTTTGAAATGTGTGATGAATGTAGGAAAGAGTATGAAGATCCGACAAATCGGCGTTATCATGCCCAGCCAATTTCATGCTATGCATGTGGACCAAAGATAGAACTTGTCTCTTTGATGGATGAATGTAGCGCAAAAGATGCGGAGGCAATAGAAAAAATTTGTGATTGCATAAGAGAAGGAAAAACAGTTGCCGTAAAAGGCTTGGGTGGATTTCATCTTATATGTGATGCAACGAATGAAAAAGCTGTTATGTTGTTAAGAATTAACAAACACAGGCCAACTAAACCACTGGCTGTAATGTTTGAGACTATACAAGATATACAAAAGGTTTGTACTGTTTCAAAAAGAGAAAAAGAACTGCTTCTTTCAAAAGAGAGACCCATTGTTTTAGCAAAAAAGAAAAAGAATCAAAATCTTCTTTGTAAATATATTGCGCCAAATATCAATACAATAGGAGTTTTTCTACCTTATACTCCACTTCACGAGCTTATTTTAAAAAAGCTCAAAAGCCCCATTGTGGCTACGAGTGCAAATTTGAGTGATGAGCCGATTATCAAAGATCAAAGAGAGCTTTTTCAAAAGTTACCTCTTGTTGTAGGTGTTTCACTCAATCATAACCGAGATATAGTCAACGGATGCGATGACAGTGTGATGATGCATGTAGCAAATCAAAATATGACACTGCGTTTGGCTAGAGGCTTTGCTCCACTTAGTTTTACCACAAAGATAAAAAAGAGTAAAAATATTTTGGCCCTGGGTGCACAACAAAAAAGTACTGTTACTTTAGCGTTTAACGGAAATATAGTGATGTCACCATATATTGGAGATCTAAATACAGTTGATTCTATGGAGTATTTTGAAAGAACTATAGAGACTTTTCAAAGGTTTTATAATTTTAAAGCCGATGTAGTTGTATGTGACAAACATCCAAAGTATGAAACAACTAAATGGGCAAAAAAGTACATACAAAAAAATCCTCAATGTGAATTGATACAGGTACAACATCATTATGCTCATGCCCTCAGTACAATGGCAGAGTATAATCTTGATGAAGAGGTTTTGGCTTTTTGTTTTGATGGTACCGGTTATGGTGACGATGGAGTATTGTGGGGTGGTGAAGTGATTTTAGCGACAAACTACAACTACAGACGAGTATACCATTTAGAAGAGTTTTTATTGATAGGGGGTGAAAAAGCGATTAAAGAGCCTAGAAGAGTTGCTCTTTCGCTTTTGTTTGAGATTTTTTCTCTTGAAGAGATATACAGCATGCAAAATGACTTTGTTGCATCATTTGAAAAACAGGAGATACAAACACTCTATCTGATGCGAAAAAGAGCAATAAATTCTGTCAAAACCACTTCAGTAGGCAGGCTTTTTGATGCGCTCTATGCTTTGAGTGGTTTTTTAGAACCCTTACAATATGAAGGAGAGAGTGGTATGGTTTTGGAGAGTCTCTCCTGTGAATTTCAGACAAAAAAGAAGTATAAATTTGAGTTAAAAAATGACTATATCAGTTGTAAAAATCTTATAAAAAGTGTTTTAAATGAAGAAAAAAAAGAGCTTATCGCTGGAAAATTTATAAATGCCTTGGCAGACATAATATTACAGATTAGTTTACAGTTTCCAAACAAAAGAGTAGTCTTAAGCGGAGGTGTATTTCAAAATGCTGACTTGCTAAAGAGAGTTATTGCAATGTTTGAGAAAAACAGTATTGCATATACTATAGCATCAAAAGTACCGGTCAATGACAGTGGCATATCACTAGGACAGGCGTTTTACGCTCTCCATCAAAACAGTAGCAAGGATGATTATGAATAA
- a CDS encoding hydrogenase maturation protease — MNKKIALIGSGNAFFKDEGIGLYAGKFLKENFDFEPEIEIVDGGTLGFKLMPLLQEFDEVIIVNTASDDTKKTGEISVKTTDEFLDGDLVKKTANEVEIAEMLQICSMSEKMAETTVISIVPEDIISVEVALSEALASHWQNYINVILQTLKNMGIIAKEKEKRCSLENILHIFANPSIEFNRGF; from the coding sequence ATGAATAAAAAAATAGCACTTATCGGCAGTGGTAATGCCTTTTTCAAAGATGAAGGCATAGGACTTTATGCGGGGAAATTTTTAAAAGAAAACTTTGATTTTGAACCCGAAATTGAGATAGTAGACGGAGGTACATTGGGTTTTAAACTTATGCCTCTTTTACAGGAGTTTGATGAAGTTATTATAGTTAACACTGCATCTGATGATACAAAAAAAACGGGAGAGATCAGTGTAAAAACAACTGATGAGTTTTTAGACGGAGATCTTGTGAAAAAAACTGCCAATGAAGTTGAAATTGCTGAAATGCTGCAAATTTGCTCTATGAGTGAAAAAATGGCAGAGACAACGGTCATCAGCATCGTTCCGGAGGATATTATATCGGTAGAAGTGGCATTGAGCGAGGCTCTTGCGTCGCATTGGCAAAACTATATAAATGTTATTTTGCAGACCTTGAAAAATATGGGAATTATTGCCAAAGAAAAAGAAAAAAGATGCTCTTTAGAAAATATTTTGCATATATTTGCCAATCCGAGTATAGAATTTAATCGTGGTTTTTAA
- a CDS encoding HyaD/HybD family hydrogenase maturation endopeptidase — protein sequence MKQLALLSVGNILEFDDGVAVYASQYLEKNYTFSPQTDIVNGGIEGINLLNLFMEYKHIIILDAIEIDDKPGSIYHIPSNELTGYGLNSGGAHEIGVLQCFDILELMGKEIPKSSIIGIVPQKIDVCIGLSMTMQKTFATYIDTVITILQKEGIQVSKHEQVVSLEAIIENFKNPLNR from the coding sequence ATGAAACAATTAGCACTACTGAGCGTAGGAAACATTTTAGAATTTGATGATGGTGTAGCTGTCTATGCTTCACAATACCTGGAAAAAAACTACACATTTTCTCCGCAGACAGATATTGTCAATGGCGGTATTGAAGGCATAAATCTCTTAAATCTTTTTATGGAGTATAAACATATCATCATTCTTGATGCCATTGAGATAGATGACAAACCCGGCAGTATCTATCATATACCGTCAAATGAACTTACAGGATATGGTCTAAATTCTGGTGGAGCACATGAAATAGGTGTATTGCAGTGTTTTGATATTTTAGAACTTATGGGAAAAGAGATTCCTAAATCGAGTATCATCGGTATAGTGCCACAAAAAATTGATGTATGTATAGGGTTAAGTATGACTATGCAGAAGACTTTTGCTACATATATTGATACTGTCATTACTATCTTGCAAAAAGAGGGAATTCAAGTAAGCAAACATGAACAAGTTGTCTCATTGGAAGCTATTATTGAAAATTTCAAAAACCCACTAAATCGATAA
- a CDS encoding transposase, producing MIWQQECLYCKHYVYKTATNNLKCSSCKKKYSRARVNKILFLMECFIRNISALEASKLYHISYISTKNYYHNFRLLCAAVSEEHYEKIREKSVEYDEYFYIEKSKKSQKNALFDAYNFLTFDYEGYIYTILMPSLHKYKAQFLQDQIEEVYIEELNKFKRQSRIIKVSKYYNTIVKFWEYFEANITLYKGISNEYFAYYLKEFEFKFNYSKEEALKLLIQNYFKEQT from the coding sequence ATGATCTGGCAGCAAGAATGTTTGTATTGCAAACACTATGTTTACAAAACAGCAACAAACAACCTAAAATGTTCCTCTTGCAAGAAAAAATATTCTCGTGCGAGAGTCAATAAAATACTCTTTTTGATGGAGTGTTTTATTCGCAATATCAGTGCCCTTGAAGCCTCTAAACTTTACCATATTTCCTACATTTCAACAAAAAACTATTATCATAATTTTCGTCTGTTATGTGCCGCTGTTTCAGAAGAACATTATGAAAAAATCAGAGAAAAAAGCGTTGAGTATGATGAGTATTTCTATATAGAAAAATCAAAAAAAAGCCAAAAAAATGCACTTTTTGATGCCTATAATTTTTTGACTTTTGATTATGAAGGCTACATTTACACCATTTTAATGCCCTCTTTGCACAAATACAAAGCACAGTTTTTACAAGATCAGATTGAAGAGGTATATATAGAAGAGCTGAACAAATTCAAGCGTCAGAGCAGGATTATCAAAGTCTCCAAATATTACAATACCATCGTGAAATTCTGGGAGTATTTTGAGGCAAATATTACCTTATACAAAGGGATTTCCAACGAATATTTTGCCTACTACCTTAAAGAGTTTGAGTTTAAATTCAATTATTCAAAAGAAGAAGCTTTAAAACTTCTCATACAAAACTATTTTAAAGAGCAGACATGA